One stretch of Chloroflexota bacterium DNA includes these proteins:
- a CDS encoding S1 RNA-binding domain-containing protein: MTMGELLELEGGWKDLRRGEVVEGVVMRVDQEGILVNVGGKSEGIIPTREARSLTPDALAALEVGAPLIAYVLRTEGEEGTALLSLDRARSEQGWVILEKAMESGDLVEGVIIEHNRGGAVVLVEGVQAFVPLSHLLPATRDQRQQAEAGGTVTPGQPQEYKVLEVDRRRRRAILSERLAWQSARDAQKTRLLQELVEGETRTGKVSGISKFGVFVDLGGADGLIHTSELAWQPVADPEQIVKVGDEVNVLVLRVDQERQRISLSLRRLNPEPWDWVTENFQPGQIVNGTITRLTSFGAFAQIEEGIEGLIHISELSARHIEHPKEAVHEGEVLELKILNVDPERHRLALSRRRALEEI, translated from the coding sequence ATGACCATGGGTGAGCTCTTGGAGCTGGAGGGCGGTTGGAAAGACCTCCGGCGGGGAGAGGTTGTTGAGGGCGTGGTCATGCGCGTTGACCAAGAGGGCATCCTGGTCAACGTGGGCGGCAAATCTGAAGGCATAATCCCCACCCGGGAAGCCCGAAGCCTTACTCCCGATGCTCTCGCGGCCCTGGAGGTCGGCGCGCCGCTGATTGCGTATGTGCTCCGCACCGAGGGGGAAGAGGGCACCGCCCTCCTGTCCCTGGACCGCGCCCGCAGCGAGCAGGGCTGGGTCATTCTTGAAAAAGCCATGGAGTCCGGCGATCTGGTGGAAGGAGTCATCATTGAGCACAACCGCGGGGGCGCCGTAGTGCTGGTGGAGGGTGTGCAGGCCTTCGTCCCTCTATCCCACCTCCTGCCCGCCACTCGCGACCAGCGACAGCAGGCGGAGGCCGGCGGCACAGTGACGCCCGGCCAGCCGCAGGAATACAAGGTCCTCGAGGTGGACCGCAGGCGCCGGCGCGCCATCCTCTCGGAGCGGCTCGCATGGCAGAGCGCGCGGGACGCGCAGAAGACCCGGCTGTTGCAGGAGTTGGTGGAGGGAGAGACCCGCACGGGCAAGGTCAGCGGCATCTCCAAGTTCGGCGTCTTCGTCGACCTTGGCGGCGCCGACGGGCTCATCCACACCTCGGAACTCGCGTGGCAGCCGGTCGCGGACCCGGAGCAGATCGTCAAGGTGGGGGACGAGGTCAACGTCCTGGTGCTGCGGGTGGACCAGGAGCGGCAGCGGATATCCCTCAGCCTCCGCCGGCTCAATCCGGAGCCGTGGGACTGGGTGACGGAGAACTTTCAGCCGGGTCAAATCGTTAACGGTACAATAACAAGGTTGACAAGTTTCGGCGCATTTGCTCAGATTGAAGAGGGTATTGAAGGCCTCATTCACATCTCTGAGCTCAGCGCCAGGCACATTGAACATCCCAAAGAAGCAGTGCATGAAGGTGAGGTTCTTGAGCTCAAGATCCTGAACGTCGACCCGGAACGGCACCGATTGGCACTCAGCAGAAGGCGAGCGCTGGAGGAGATCTAG